ctatTCAGTTTGGTGAATGCTAATTTCtaataattggtatcagagcgggttctttctaaaatgttaacacctagaaaggatctacatggatgctccaccaaattttgaggAAGGACAATGAACGTACAGACCACCAAGATTCAACGGCCAATACTATGGTTGGTGGaaaacaagaatgcatgatttcaTTATGGCTGAGGACTCAGAGCTGTGGGATGAAATCTGTGATGGACCTTTTGTTCCCATGAAAACTATTAGTGTGGGAACAGTTACAATcccaaaaacaagaaaagagtacACCCATGCTGATAGAAAGTCTATTGAGAAGAATTTTAGGGCAAATAAGTTCTTGTTTATGGCATCGGGCCAG
This sequence is a window from Nicotiana sylvestris chromosome 3, ASM39365v2, whole genome shotgun sequence. Protein-coding genes within it:
- the LOC138887780 gene encoding uncharacterized protein, which encodes MHDFIMAEDSELWDEICDGPFVPMKTISVGTVTIPKTRKEYTHADRKSIEKNFRVKQSKIDMLNTEYKLFEIKEDEYIQDMHTRFTSIINELHSLGEVIPRNKLV